gagagagagagacacagactcctaagtaggctccaggctctgagctgtcagcacagagcccaacgcggggagATGGggggtgctcgaactcacagtgagagcatgacctgagcagaagttgctCAAaaggctgagctacccaggtgcccctcagttctGCTTTGATGCATGCATATATTCCTGAAAAACACTAAGATATacagaatctaaaataaaatcagagagctTATTGGGACATTCAAAAATGTCATCGGTGTAAAAAAGAACATAGAAGCCTAGTAAATATAGCAACACttgtacacattttaaatatttaagaaataccaCAAATACTGTAATAAATACCACACTGTACTTTAAAAAGCTGAAGTTTGCATGTGGAAGTCAGGTCAGAAGGATTACGGCTTTTGAGTTATTGTGAAGTGGTGGGTgtgggatgggcaaaatgggtgaaggcaccttagtggctcaggaggttaagtgcctgacttccactcgggtcatgatctcacggttcgtgagttcaagccccatattgggctctgccctgacagtgctgagccttcttggattctctctttcctcacctctctctatgcccctcccctgctctctctctctcaaaaataaagttaaaaaaaaaagatgggtggagtgcctggctggctcagtcggttgagcttcgaacttctgctcaggtcatgatctcacggtttgtggatttgagccccgagtcgggctccatgctgatatcttagagcctggagcctgcttgggcatctgtttccctctctctctgcccctctcctgcttacactctccctctctctctctttctctctctctctcaaaaataaatatttaaaaaaaaattaacaaaaaaataaaaataaaatgggtgaagAGAAATCAAAGGAACAAACTtgcagttacaaaataagtcatggggaactaatgtacagcatggtgactacagttaataatattatattgtacatttggaagttgctaagaaagCAGATCTCATGAGTtctcatcacagaaaaaaaattcataactatgtatggtgagggatggtagctacactcattgtgattattttgcaatacgtacaaatataaaatcattttactgTACACCCAAAAGCAATATGATGTTGAGTAACAATTACACCTCATTTTAAAAACCACGTAAATAAAATCAGGCAGAAAGTTGGAGCACTGGACGTGGATGTACGAGGCTCTACTCCACAGTGAACTGAGGTGCCTGCTAGACGTTTGCATTGTGTCTTGGTGTCCATTTCTGCATTGCCACGTGGCTTGCTTCAATAGAGGGCAGTTTTCTGCATTCATCCTGTCTTTCTTGCAGGTGAAAAACACCTGTAAACAGACATAAAATTTGCTTTATGCTCAAAAATTTCCCAATTTCTCGATCATGTTGGAATAAAGATTGAAACAATGCCGACTGGCTTACAATGCAAAGATCTCCTGGCCTCACCCCCATAGCTGTTGAGAATTGAGTGTCCTTGCCCTCATTCATGAACCCAGAAACTTATAGATGGACGCTGAggctatttctttcatttatttgttcatttgtgctCACTCGgcagagttttctttctctttctattttaatggattttattttttcattgaaatgTGTCTGACATATGACATTGTGCAAGTTAATGTGTGCGAcatgttaatttgatacatttgtatattgtaatatgattgccaCTGTAGTGGTAATGGGCACCTCTGTCGTGTTGCACcgttattctttcattttagtcattAGAATAATTAAGTTAGAatctcttagcaagtttgatgaTTACAAGAGGCTATTTCTAATCTAGTTCATCAGTTAATTGCATGCtgatgcgtgcacacacacatacacatgaagcATAAAATGTTAATACCCACTTAAAGTGAGAAATAAGTTTTAGGATAAGTGATGAAAAGTACTCTGCATAGTGTTGGCAAGGCATTTATTGCTACTGTTTTTGCTCTCATTCTTCTGACTTCAATTAAGATCCATCCCTAGATATTGATGCAATGGGTGTTGGCACATTGGGACTGGGGATTATCTTCCTCACTCAGACTGCAGATGGGATCCTAGGAAATTCATCCCTCCTTGGTCTTTATACCTTCTCTTTGCTCACTGGACACAAATTGAGACCCACAGACCTGATTTTCAACCAACTGGTCCTAGCCAACTCCATCATCCTTTTCTCCAAAGGGATCCCTCAAACAATGGTGGCTTTTGGATCCCAAAATTTCCTGGATGCTGCTGCATATAAACTTGTCTTTTATTATCACAGAGTGAGCACAGGGGTTTCCTCCAGCACTATATCTCTCCTCAATGACTTCCAAGCTATTAAGCTGAACCCTAGTATGTGTAGGTGGGTGGAGCTCAAGATTAGATCCCCAAAGTTCCTTGGCttctgctgtttcctctgctggaCCCTACATCTCTggataaattcatttattcctctaATAGTAAACGGTCCATCCAATAACAAAAACCTTAGTGTGACGAGAAATGGATAAAGTTCCTGGAATGAGGTAGGGAGATTTAACGTATTATTTGCAGTCATGTATTTTTATATGGGTTTGAGCTTCATGGTCTGGGTCAGTGGCTCCATGGTCTTTGTCCTGCTCAAGCACAAGCAGCAAGTCCAACATATTCACAGCAACAGCCTTTCCCCCAGATCTTCCCACGAGGCCAGAGCCACACACACCATCTTGGTCCTGGTGAGTTTCTTGGTTACCTTTTATTCGATCTATGCTATTTTAACTGTTTGGATGACTCTGGTTGCAAATCCAGGCCAGTGGATGGTGAACAGCACTGGGTTTGTCTCCTCGTGTTTTCCAGCGTTCAGCCCCTTTGTGCTCATGGTCAGTGACACTCGAGTCTCTCAATTCTGCTTTGTCTGTAGGGCAAGGTGAATTGTTGTCCCAATCTGGCTTCAATGCTATGAGATTTCTAATGggatttaatcatttatttgcacatttgttaaccttggggtgcctgggtggctcagtcggttaaacgtgcaactttggctcaagtcatgatctcacagtccgtgagttcgagccccgcattgggctctgtgctgacgctctgagcctggagcctgcttctcagattctgtgtctccttctctctctgcccctcccctgcttgagctctgtctctcactctctctcaaaaaaaaaaaaaaaaacattcaaaaatatataaacatttgttaGCATTTTATTAACTATTGTGTGATAGACAATGTCATGGCAAACAAGGCCAGTAATAGCCCATGGTCTTATAATAGAGGTAAAAATGAACATCACATGCTTAAGTATACAAATATTACTCTCTCTGTTTTAGGATCTTCAGAGAAGTGCAGAGAATTTTGAAACAGTGTAAATGAAGGACATTTCTAAGTTTAAGGAATTTGGGGAAATCTCTCACCTTGGGTCTTATGAAAATACATGGAAGtatttaaacattctttaaagtattctttaaacatattttggaaACATAATTGGGTCCAGTCCAGTTCTTTCTTACAGAAAGAAAATTGCCTGAAAAGATCCCGTGGAGCCTCAAAGGACTGGGAGAAATCCTGTGTGTTTAGATTGTCAAGTGGTGAGGAGAGAAGCAGACTATGAAATAAGAAAGGATGGTGACGGAGGGTTCAGAGTAAGCATGTAGGACAGGCCAAGACAGCcgaacatttgttttttaaaaaatgacaggtCAGTTAAGGTGTTCAAACTTGGGTAAAAATATCAGTTCTTCTTATTTGAcattattaatacattatttaattttaaatttaatagttCTTTAAATAGTATTACAGTttaaattgcatcaaaaagaataaaatacgtaagagtaaatttaaccaaggaggtgaaagacctgtgcaCTGAAATCTATAAGACGACGATGAAAAGAAATTGATGGAAGAAATCTGCCGTATATCTATTGATATACTTACTGTCTCttacttaaaatcattttatggtggcgtctgggtggcttggtgggttaagtgtctaactttgcctcaggtcatgatctcgcagctctcatgggttcgagccctgcatcgggctctatgctgatggaatggagcctgcttgggattctctctgttcccctttctctctgtcccttccactctctctctctccctctcaaatgaacctttataaataaataaataaataaataaataaacaaacaaacaaaatcgtTTTATTTTCCCTGTGATTCCcagttcttccctttctcctttctcttagtgtgttgcttttttgttctagttctatcatctatttttattatactagtgatttcataaatttaattttgtaagtgataaattaaaatgatatttctatGACTATTTTGAATtgactcatatatatatacacagtgaaaGTGAATATTCATACTGATACACTACTCttcttcccccgccccctcccctgaaTCCAGGGAAGGAACGCTATCTACAACGGATGAAGACTCTTCCCAGAAGATTATAATGTAACTACAAATACTGTGCAAGGTCTCTCTTAACTCCCCTCTGCTTGACCTCCTGCTGAGCAAAATTTTTCTCTGAATTCCCCTTGTGGAACTGACTAATCAGTATCCATGGACCACATAGGATCTCTGCCGGTGGGGCCAAATACTCCCACCTCCAGCAGCTTCCACTGAGGAAGTAACCGTGGCCctgagtctttcttctttttcccaacCCTCTCCTCACACATCACATCAAAGCTGTGATGGTCAGTCAGTGCTCAGCCAATAGGGGAAGGGTCAAGGGAAGAATCAAGGAAATCAAAGACCACATGAAAGGAATGGAGTCAACTGTGGGAATTTAGGGGGTCAGAGGTGGTCATAGGATTAAGTGTTGACTTCTCTTTTATCAGTGGCTATCCTTGGCCGACAACAGCCAAGTATATCACCCTGGGCTTGGGAATTATGTTGTGGGTTTGGGACTTTTGTGCAGGCTAGACGCCAGAACTGGGTccttaagaaaagaaaggggcagatggaggggggcgcctgggtggctcagtcggttaagtgtccgactccagctcaggtcatgatctcacagtttgtgggttcgagccctgcatcggactctgcactgacagctcagagcctggaggctgcttcggattctgtgtttccctctctctctctctctgcccctcccctgcttgtgctctctctctctctctctctctctctttcaaaaataaataaataaacattttttaaaaaagaagaagaaaggaaaggggcagATGGAGAACGTGTGAGGTAGAAAGACGTATATTCAGGATATCTGACATTCTCTCCACTGACCTTCAGGAGTCAGGCTGGTTTTGAACTCTTTCATATGGTGTCACTTCACAATTGATGACTGTAATTGGGTGTCTAGTCAACAATGAAACTATGTATCCCTGGCAATGCAATGCAAACCACTTTTGTAGTCCTGAAGTTCCTTTCCAAGCCTCAGAAATTCAGCTCTCTCCCATTTGGCGtgtttctttctatcttttttttttttttttttttttttttgtgtgtgtgtgtgtgtgtttattttttagagagagagacagagacaagagtgcgagtggggaagaagcagagagagacaacacagagcccgatgcggggctggaactcacaaatcacgagatcatgacctgaacaaaagtcaggcacttaacagtgtgagccaccccagtgcccctcatTCAGCATGTTTCTAACGCTAGGAACTCAAGTACCCGACAGGAAATGGAATCACTGTCTATAGAGGAAGTTGGCCTGATGATAGAAGTTCATCCTTGTCTGTGACTTCACTTTATAAAAGAATCTCCCTGTCTCCAGGAGACCTGTCTAGGGTGGTACCTTGCTGCTTCAAGAAGtaagacttccttccttcctttacctGGGTTAGAGGTTTCATCCTCCACCCTGTGCTTTCTTTTGGACTTGCAATAAGCCTTCTGGGAAATACAGGCTGCAAGCTGACAATCTATAGAGCTCTTTCCTATTTGTAACCACCTTCAGAGTATTCTATTACTGCGTTAACAGCAATAAGGACTTTCAGAAACTTCAGGTACTGTTTTAAAAACTCTATGGGTTttcactcatttaatcctcattctTACTTTGTAATCCTCACAGAGCCGAGGTACTCAAACCATG
The Panthera uncia isolate 11264 chromosome E2 unlocalized genomic scaffold, Puncia_PCG_1.0 HiC_scaffold_19, whole genome shotgun sequence genome window above contains:
- the LOC125916093 gene encoding LOW QUALITY PROTEIN: vomeronasal type-1 receptor 1-like (The sequence of the model RefSeq protein was modified relative to this genomic sequence to represent the inferred CDS: substituted 1 base at 1 genomic stop codon), which translates into the protein MGVGTLGLGIIFLTQTADGILGNSSLLGLYTFSLLTGHKLRPTDLIFNQLVLANSIILFSKGIPQTMVAFGSQNFLDAAAYKLVFYYHRVSTGVSSSTISLLNDFQAIKLNPSMCRWVELKIRSPKFLGFCCFLCWTLHLWINSFIPLIVNGPSNNKNLSVTRNGXSSWNEVGRFNVLFAVMYFYMGLSFMVWVSGSMVFVLLKHKQQVQHIHSNSLSPRSSHEARATHTILVLVSFLVTFYSIYAILTVWMTLVANPGQWMVNSTGFVSSCFPAFSPFVLMVSDTRVSQFCFVCRAR